One genomic segment of [Phormidium] sp. ETS-05 includes these proteins:
- a CDS encoding radical SAM protein, with protein sequence MSATTTTKFASVYGPVVSWRYGMSLGIDPIGPVSTCSFNCAYCQLGEIEVKTKERQLFIPTEQILADLQPFAPWDVDVITLSGSGEPTLALNLGEILSLVNSLTQRPTLVLTNATLLGDAKVRQELSQANMVSVKLDAVTPEQLRRVDKPVAGIDLPDILAGIAEFRASYQGQLGIQTMILTEWDAQGLGEYIQVMQSLAPDEIQLNVPKRPKPLKRELEGRGNHAEPSAISYPVRVLKCVSATYLAEFARKVNDATGIPVRYR encoded by the coding sequence ATGTCAGCGACAACTACAACAAAATTTGCTTCGGTGTATGGACCGGTGGTATCGTGGCGCTATGGAATGTCCCTGGGTATCGACCCCATAGGCCCTGTATCCACTTGCTCTTTTAACTGCGCTTACTGCCAACTGGGGGAAATCGAAGTTAAAACCAAAGAGCGACAGTTGTTTATCCCCACGGAGCAAATATTGGCAGATTTGCAACCCTTCGCCCCTTGGGATGTAGATGTTATCACCCTTAGCGGTAGCGGTGAACCTACCTTAGCATTGAATTTGGGAGAAATTCTGTCCCTAGTGAACAGCCTAACCCAGCGTCCCACATTAGTGCTAACCAATGCCACCCTATTGGGTGATGCCAAGGTCCGCCAGGAGCTAAGTCAAGCCAATATGGTTTCGGTGAAACTGGATGCAGTGACTCCAGAGCAACTGCGGCGAGTGGATAAACCGGTGGCGGGGATAGATTTGCCAGATATTCTGGCAGGTATCGCCGAGTTTCGCGCCAGCTACCAGGGGCAGTTAGGGATTCAAACTATGATTTTAACTGAGTGGGACGCCCAAGGGTTGGGGGAATACATTCAGGTGATGCAGTCTTTGGCCCCTGATGAAATCCAATTGAATGTGCCCAAACGCCCCAAACCCCTGAAGCGGGAGTTAGAAGGTAGGGGCAATCACGCGGAACCTTCTGCCATATCTTATCCGGTGCGGGTGTTGAAGTGTGTTAGTGCTACCTATTTGGCAGAATTTGCCCGGAAGGTAAATGATGCTACGGGCATTCCTGTGCGGTATCGGTGA
- a CDS encoding 2Fe-2S iron-sulfur cluster-binding protein, with the protein MVKVVRLEPIAQDTEVQTNANLLAALLAEDLHVLKECGGRGMCATCHVYIKQGMDSLSPMSRREQRTLEVITTANPNSRLACQSRVLADGVVVEVPTGMYIDAIEDVEALIGRRTEQDLLHPITGEVVVETGKLITRSVINQLTDVRLQVGQYLARTRDA; encoded by the coding sequence ATGGTTAAAGTTGTACGGCTAGAACCGATCGCCCAAGATACTGAAGTCCAAACCAACGCCAATCTCCTGGCGGCTCTCCTGGCTGAGGACCTGCACGTACTGAAGGAATGTGGCGGACGCGGGATGTGCGCCACCTGCCACGTGTACATTAAACAGGGTATGGACTCTCTTTCTCCTATGAGTCGCCGGGAACAGCGGACCTTGGAGGTCATCACCACCGCTAACCCCAACTCTCGCCTCGCCTGTCAGTCTCGGGTACTCGCCGATGGGGTGGTGGTGGAGGTCCCCACCGGTATGTATATTGACGCGATCGAAGATGTGGAGGCCCTCATCGGTCGTCGCACAGAACAAGACTTACTCCACCCCATCACCGGGGAAGTGGTGGTGGAAACGGGCAAACTCATTACCCGATCGGTTATCAACCAGCTCACAGATGTGCGTTTGCAAGTAGGTCAATATCTCGCTCGCACTCGCGATGCCTAA